A single Pan paniscus chromosome 21, NHGRI_mPanPan1-v2.0_pri, whole genome shotgun sequence DNA region contains:
- the ZNF217 gene encoding zinc finger protein 217 isoform X1, which translates to MQSKVTGNMPTQSLLMYMDGPEVIGSSLGSPMEMEDALSMKGTAVVPFRATQEKNVIQIEGYMPLDCMFCSQTFTHSEDLNKHVLMQHRPTLCEPAVLRVEAEYLSPLDKSQVRTEPPKEKNCKENEFSCEVCGQTFRVAFDVEIHMRTHKDSFTYGCNMCGRRFKEPWFLKNHMRTHNGKSGARSKLQQGLESSPATINEVVQVHAAESISSPYKICMVCGFLFPNKESLIEHRKVHTKKTAFGTSSAQTDSPQGGMPSSREDFLQLFNLRPKSHPETRKKPVRCIPQLDPFTTFQAWQLATKGKVAICQEVKESGQEGSTDNDDSSSEKELGETNKGSCAGPSQEKEKCKHSQGEAPSVDADPKLPSSKEKPTHCSECGKAFRTYHQLVLHSRVHKKDRRAGAESPTMSVDGRQPGTCSPDLAAPLDENGAVDRGEGGSEDGSEDGLPEGIHLDKNDDGGKIKHLTSSRECSYCGKFFRSNYYLNIHLRTHTGEKPYKCEFCEYAAAQKTSLRYHLERHHKEKQTDVAAEVKNDGKNQDTEDALLTADSAQTKNLKRFFDGAKDVTGSPPAKQLKEMPSVFQNVLGSAVLSPAHKDTQDFHKNAADDSADKVNKNPTPAYLDLLKKRSAVETQANNLICRTKADVTPPPDGSTTHNLEVSPKEKQTETAADCRYRPSVDCHEKPLNLSLGALHNCPAISLSKSLIPSITCPFCTFKTFYPEVLMMHQRLEHKYNPDVHKNCRNKSLLRSRRTGCPPALLGKDVPPLSSFCKPKPKPAFPAQSKSLPSAKGKQSPPGPGKAPLTSGIDSSTLAPSNLKSHRPQQNVGVQGAATRQQQSEMFPKTSVSPAPDKTKRPETKLKPLPVAASQPTLGSSNINGSIDHPAKNDSPWAPPGRDYFCNRSASNTAAEFGEPLPKRLKSSVVALDVDQPGANYRRGYDLPKYHMVRGITSLLPQDCVYPSQALPPKPRFLSSSEVDSPNVLTVQKSYGGSGPLYTCVPAGSPASSSTLEGLGGCQCLLPMKLSFTSSFEKRMVKATEISCDCTVHKTYEESARNTTVL; encoded by the exons ATGCAATCGAAAGTGACAGGAAACATGCCAACTCAATCCCTCTTAATGTACATGGATGGGCCAGAAGTGATTGGCAGCTCTCTTGGCAGTCCGATGGAGATGGAGGATGCCTTGTCAATGAAAGGGACCGCTGTTGTTCCATTCCGAGctacacaagaaaaaaatgtcatccAAATCGAGGGGTATATGCCCTTGGATTGCATGTTCTGCAGCCAGACCTTCACACATTCAGAAGACCTTAATAAACATGTCTTAATGCAACACCGGCCTACCCTCTGTGAACCAGCAGTTCTTCGGGTTGAAGCAGAGTATCTCAGTCCGCTTGATAAAAGTCAAGTGCGAACAGAACCTCCCAAGGAAAAGAATTGCAAGGAAAATGAATTTAGCTGTGAGGTGTGCGGGCAGACATTTAGAGTCGCTTTTGATGTTGAGATCCACATGAGAACACACAAAGATTCTTTCACTTACGGGTGTAACATGTGCGGAAGAAGATTCAAGGAGCCTTGGTTTCTTAAAAATCACATGCGGACACATAATGGCAAATCGGGGGCCAGAAGCAAACTGCAGCAAGGCTTGGAGAGTAGTCCAGCAACGATCAACGAGGTCGTCCAGGTGCACGCGGCCGAGAGCATCTCCTCTCCTTACAAAATCTGCATGGTTTGTGgcttcctatttccaaataaagaaagTCTAATTGAGCACCGCAAGGTGCACACCAAAAAAACTGCTTTCGGTACCAGCAGCGCGCAGACAGACTCTCCACAAGGAGGAATGCCGTCCTCGAGGGAAGACTTCCTGCAGTTGTTCAACTTGAGACCAAAATCTCACCCTGAAACGAGGAAGAAGCCTGTCAGATGCATCCCTCAGCTCGATCCGTTCACCACCTTCCAGGCTTGGCAGCTGGCTACCAAAGGAAAAGTTGCCATTTGCCAAGAAGTGAAGGAATCGGGGCAAGAAGGGAGCACCGACAACGACGATTCGAGTTCCGAGAAGGAGCTTGGAGAAACAAATAAGGGCAGTTGTGCAGGCCCCTCgcaagagaaagagaagtgcAAACACTCCCAGGGCGAAGCGCCCTCCGTGGACGCGGATCCCAAGTTACCCAGTAGCAAGGAGAAGCCCACGCACTGCTCCGAGTGCGGCAAAGCTTTCAGAACCTACCACCAGCTGGTCTTGCACTCCAGGGTCCACAAGAAGGACCGGAGGGCCGGCGCGGAGTCGCCCACCATGTCTGTGGACGGGAGGCAGCCGGGGACGTGTTCTCCTGACCTCGCCGCCCCTCTGGATGAAAATGGAGCCGTGGATCGAGGGGAAGGTGGTTCTGAAGACGGATCTGAGGATGGGCTTCCCGAAGGAATCCATCTGG ataaaaatgatgatggaggaaaaataaaacatcttacaTCTTCAAGAGAGTGTAGTTATTGTGGAAAGTTTTTCCGTTCAAATTATTACCTCAATATTCATCTCAGAACGCATACAG GTGAAAAACCATACAAATGTGAATTTTGTGAATATGCTGCAGCCCAGAAGACATCTCTGAGGTATCACTTGGAGAGACATCACAAGGAAAAACAAACCGATGTTGCTGCTGAAGTCAAGAACGATGGTAAAAATCAGGACACTGAAGATGCACTATTAACCGCTGACAGTGCGCAAaccaaaaatttgaaaagattttttgATGGTGCCAAAGATGTTACAGGCAGTCCACCTGCAAAGCAGCTTAAGGAGATGCCTTCTGTTTTTCAGAATGTTCTGGGCAGCGCTGTCCTCTCACCAGCACACAAAGATACTCAGGATTTCCATAAAAATGCAGCTGATGACAGTGCTGATAAAGTGAATAAAAACCCTACCCCTGCTTACCTGGACCTGTTAAAAAAGAGATCAGCAGTTGAAACTCAGGCAAATAACCTCATCTGTAGAACCAAGGCGGATGTTACTCCTCCTCCGGATGGCAGTACCACCCATAACCTTGAAGTTAGCCCCAAAGAGAAGCAAACGGAGACTGCAGCTGACTGCAGATACAGGCCAAGTGTGGATTGTCACGAAAAACCTTTAAATTTATCCCTGGGGGCTCTTCACAATTGCCCGGCAATTTCTTTGAGTAAAAGTTTGATTCCAAGTATCACCTGTCCATTTTGTACCTTCAAGACATTTTATCCAGAAGTTTTAATGATGCACCAGAGACTGGAGCATAAATACAATCCTGACGTTCATAAAAACTGTCGAAACAAGTCCTTGCTTAGAAGTCGACGTACCGGATGCCCGCCAGCGTTGCTGGGAAAAGATGTGCCTCCCCTCTCTAGTTTCTGTAAACCCAAGCCCAAGCCTGCTTTCCCGGCGCAGTCCAAATCCCTGCCATCTGCGAAGGGGAAGCAGAGCCCTCCTGGGCCTGGCAAGGCCCCTCTGACTTCAGGGATAGACTCTAGCACTTTAGCCCCAAGTAACCTGAAGTCCCACAGACCACAGCAGAATGTGGGGGTCCAAGGGGCCGCCACCAGGCAACAGCAATCTGAGATGTTTCCTAAAACCAGTGTTTCCCCTGCACCGGATAAGACAAAAAGACCCGAGACAAAATTGAAACCTCTTCCAGTAGCTGCTTCTCAGCCCACCCTCGGCAGCAGTAACATCAATGGTTCCATCGACCACCCCGCCAAGAACGACAGCCCGTGGGCACCTCCGGGAAGAGACTATTTCTGTAATCGGAGTGCCAGCAACACTGCAGCAGAATTTGGTGAGCCCCTTCCAAAAAGACTGAAGTCCAGCGTGGTTGCCCTTGACGTTGACCAGCCCGGGGCCAATTACAGAAGAGGCTATGACCTTCCCAAGTACCATATGGTCAGAGGCATCACATCACTGTTACCACAGGACTGTGTGTATCCGTCGCAGGCGCTGCCTCCCAAACCAAGGTTCCTGAGCTCCAGCGAGGTCGATTCTCCAAATGTGCTGACTGTTCAGAAGTCCTATGGTGGCTCCGGGCCACTTTACACTTGTGTGCCTGCTGGTAGTCCAGCATCCAGCTCGACGTTAGAAG GTCTTGGTGGATGTCAGTGCTTACTCCCCATGAAATTAAGTTTTACTTCATCCTTTGAGAAGCGAATGGTGAAAGCTACTGAAATAAGCTGTGattgtactgtacataaaacatatgAGGAATCTGCAAGGAACACTACAGTTTTGTAA
- the ZNF217 gene encoding zinc finger protein 217 isoform X2 produces the protein MQSKVTGNMPTQSLLMYMDGPEVIGSSLGSPMEMEDALSMKGTAVVPFRATQEKNVIQIEGYMPLDCMFCSQTFTHSEDLNKHVLMQHRPTLCEPAVLRVEAEYLSPLDKSQVRTEPPKEKNCKENEFSCEVCGQTFRVAFDVEIHMRTHKDSFTYGCNMCGRRFKEPWFLKNHMRTHNGKSGARSKLQQGLESSPATINEVVQVHAAESISSPYKICMVCGFLFPNKESLIEHRKVHTKKTAFGTSSAQTDSPQGGMPSSREDFLQLFNLRPKSHPETRKKPVRCIPQLDPFTTFQAWQLATKGKVAICQEVKESGQEGSTDNDDSSSEKELGETNKGSCAGPSQEKEKCKHSQGEAPSVDADPKLPSSKEKPTHCSECGKAFRTYHQLVLHSRVHKKDRRAGAESPTMSVDGRQPGTCSPDLAAPLDENGAVDRGEGGSEDGSEDGLPEGIHLDKNDDGGKIKHLTSSRECSYCGKFFRSNYYLNIHLRTHTGEKPYKCEFCEYAAAQKTSLRYHLERHHKEKQTDVAAEVKNDGKNQDTEDALLTADSAQTKNLKRFFDGAKDVTGSPPAKQLKEMPSVFQNVLGSAVLSPAHKDTQDFHKNAADDSADKVNKNPTPAYLDLLKKRSAVETQANNLICRTKADVTPPPDGSTTHNLEVSPKEKQTETAADCRYRPSVDCHEKPLNLSLGALHNCPAISLSKSLIPSITCPFCTFKTFYPEVLMMHQRLEHKYNPDVHKNCRNKSLLRSRRTGCPPALLGKDVPPLSSFCKPKPKPAFPAQSKSLPSAKGKQSPPGPGKAPLTSGIDSSTLAPSNLKSHRPQQNVGVQGAATRQQQSEMFPKTSVSPAPDKTKRPETKLKPLPVAASQPTLGSSNINGSIDHPAKNDSPWAPPGRDYFCNRSASNTAAEFGEPLPKRLKSSVVALDVDQPGANYRRGYDLPKYHMVRGITSLLPQDCVYPSQALPPKPRFLSSSEVDSPNVLTVQKSYGGSGPLYTCVPAGSPASSSTLEGKRPVSYQHLSNSMAQKRNYENFIGNAHYRPNDKKT, from the exons ATGCAATCGAAAGTGACAGGAAACATGCCAACTCAATCCCTCTTAATGTACATGGATGGGCCAGAAGTGATTGGCAGCTCTCTTGGCAGTCCGATGGAGATGGAGGATGCCTTGTCAATGAAAGGGACCGCTGTTGTTCCATTCCGAGctacacaagaaaaaaatgtcatccAAATCGAGGGGTATATGCCCTTGGATTGCATGTTCTGCAGCCAGACCTTCACACATTCAGAAGACCTTAATAAACATGTCTTAATGCAACACCGGCCTACCCTCTGTGAACCAGCAGTTCTTCGGGTTGAAGCAGAGTATCTCAGTCCGCTTGATAAAAGTCAAGTGCGAACAGAACCTCCCAAGGAAAAGAATTGCAAGGAAAATGAATTTAGCTGTGAGGTGTGCGGGCAGACATTTAGAGTCGCTTTTGATGTTGAGATCCACATGAGAACACACAAAGATTCTTTCACTTACGGGTGTAACATGTGCGGAAGAAGATTCAAGGAGCCTTGGTTTCTTAAAAATCACATGCGGACACATAATGGCAAATCGGGGGCCAGAAGCAAACTGCAGCAAGGCTTGGAGAGTAGTCCAGCAACGATCAACGAGGTCGTCCAGGTGCACGCGGCCGAGAGCATCTCCTCTCCTTACAAAATCTGCATGGTTTGTGgcttcctatttccaaataaagaaagTCTAATTGAGCACCGCAAGGTGCACACCAAAAAAACTGCTTTCGGTACCAGCAGCGCGCAGACAGACTCTCCACAAGGAGGAATGCCGTCCTCGAGGGAAGACTTCCTGCAGTTGTTCAACTTGAGACCAAAATCTCACCCTGAAACGAGGAAGAAGCCTGTCAGATGCATCCCTCAGCTCGATCCGTTCACCACCTTCCAGGCTTGGCAGCTGGCTACCAAAGGAAAAGTTGCCATTTGCCAAGAAGTGAAGGAATCGGGGCAAGAAGGGAGCACCGACAACGACGATTCGAGTTCCGAGAAGGAGCTTGGAGAAACAAATAAGGGCAGTTGTGCAGGCCCCTCgcaagagaaagagaagtgcAAACACTCCCAGGGCGAAGCGCCCTCCGTGGACGCGGATCCCAAGTTACCCAGTAGCAAGGAGAAGCCCACGCACTGCTCCGAGTGCGGCAAAGCTTTCAGAACCTACCACCAGCTGGTCTTGCACTCCAGGGTCCACAAGAAGGACCGGAGGGCCGGCGCGGAGTCGCCCACCATGTCTGTGGACGGGAGGCAGCCGGGGACGTGTTCTCCTGACCTCGCCGCCCCTCTGGATGAAAATGGAGCCGTGGATCGAGGGGAAGGTGGTTCTGAAGACGGATCTGAGGATGGGCTTCCCGAAGGAATCCATCTGG ataaaaatgatgatggaggaaaaataaaacatcttacaTCTTCAAGAGAGTGTAGTTATTGTGGAAAGTTTTTCCGTTCAAATTATTACCTCAATATTCATCTCAGAACGCATACAG GTGAAAAACCATACAAATGTGAATTTTGTGAATATGCTGCAGCCCAGAAGACATCTCTGAGGTATCACTTGGAGAGACATCACAAGGAAAAACAAACCGATGTTGCTGCTGAAGTCAAGAACGATGGTAAAAATCAGGACACTGAAGATGCACTATTAACCGCTGACAGTGCGCAAaccaaaaatttgaaaagattttttgATGGTGCCAAAGATGTTACAGGCAGTCCACCTGCAAAGCAGCTTAAGGAGATGCCTTCTGTTTTTCAGAATGTTCTGGGCAGCGCTGTCCTCTCACCAGCACACAAAGATACTCAGGATTTCCATAAAAATGCAGCTGATGACAGTGCTGATAAAGTGAATAAAAACCCTACCCCTGCTTACCTGGACCTGTTAAAAAAGAGATCAGCAGTTGAAACTCAGGCAAATAACCTCATCTGTAGAACCAAGGCGGATGTTACTCCTCCTCCGGATGGCAGTACCACCCATAACCTTGAAGTTAGCCCCAAAGAGAAGCAAACGGAGACTGCAGCTGACTGCAGATACAGGCCAAGTGTGGATTGTCACGAAAAACCTTTAAATTTATCCCTGGGGGCTCTTCACAATTGCCCGGCAATTTCTTTGAGTAAAAGTTTGATTCCAAGTATCACCTGTCCATTTTGTACCTTCAAGACATTTTATCCAGAAGTTTTAATGATGCACCAGAGACTGGAGCATAAATACAATCCTGACGTTCATAAAAACTGTCGAAACAAGTCCTTGCTTAGAAGTCGACGTACCGGATGCCCGCCAGCGTTGCTGGGAAAAGATGTGCCTCCCCTCTCTAGTTTCTGTAAACCCAAGCCCAAGCCTGCTTTCCCGGCGCAGTCCAAATCCCTGCCATCTGCGAAGGGGAAGCAGAGCCCTCCTGGGCCTGGCAAGGCCCCTCTGACTTCAGGGATAGACTCTAGCACTTTAGCCCCAAGTAACCTGAAGTCCCACAGACCACAGCAGAATGTGGGGGTCCAAGGGGCCGCCACCAGGCAACAGCAATCTGAGATGTTTCCTAAAACCAGTGTTTCCCCTGCACCGGATAAGACAAAAAGACCCGAGACAAAATTGAAACCTCTTCCAGTAGCTGCTTCTCAGCCCACCCTCGGCAGCAGTAACATCAATGGTTCCATCGACCACCCCGCCAAGAACGACAGCCCGTGGGCACCTCCGGGAAGAGACTATTTCTGTAATCGGAGTGCCAGCAACACTGCAGCAGAATTTGGTGAGCCCCTTCCAAAAAGACTGAAGTCCAGCGTGGTTGCCCTTGACGTTGACCAGCCCGGGGCCAATTACAGAAGAGGCTATGACCTTCCCAAGTACCATATGGTCAGAGGCATCACATCACTGTTACCACAGGACTGTGTGTATCCGTCGCAGGCGCTGCCTCCCAAACCAAGGTTCCTGAGCTCCAGCGAGGTCGATTCTCCAAATGTGCTGACTGTTCAGAAGTCCTATGGTGGCTCCGGGCCACTTTACACTTGTGTGCCTGCTGGTAGTCCAGCATCCAGCTCGACGTTAGAAG gaAAAAGGCCTGTGTCATATCAACACTTATCTAACAGCATGGCACAAAAGAGAAACTATGAGAATTTTATTGGGAATGCACATTATCGACCAAATGACAAAAAAACTTGA